A single genomic interval of Camelina sativa cultivar DH55 chromosome 11, Cs, whole genome shotgun sequence harbors:
- the LOC104724068 gene encoding uncharacterized protein At1g65710-like has product MGCCLSKTPPPQPSSSPPPPPVNGSCSVKSPHPNKSEPLKLEAQEKNLKVEEPKPKNEEKEEVEIQENNKPRKEVFVIKHRRSHEKSSKTTTTTDPEDSSVSDVKSTGSIQNNPVDVDAILIQCGRLSRSNSAAAKTRRYSGSKRSFDFDQSERSRDGGDADAEDGGEEEEAERRIHRQRHRGGESPRERRRRTPSRERDDSKSYRSGSRERGSGNGGGGGGSRRVSRSPGRRSEINPNPNSSGNSVNSSYSNRPGEFVSVPATDKALSSNNGGEGSVKRVTVKRNVGKAASPRSQSPARAASQPSLSKLSRKTEHSPYRRNPLGEIDTNSVAFPLSQGNTNCNKRMMNKDSDLNKESVNFVAQKMNPKTATQAPIRRSASPIRVIREQHETVEECKIVLSSGTELVKPPQIMSRSRSLRKSRDFDFSPDALLLSSNNIDNNNNNSNNATAGSTLPSYTALLLEDIQNFHQKSVNVNALSSSMSKACSIVEAVADLNSTTNQHQRTELSFTSGEAKKADLMEPSFEKYVTVKRGGSSLEDMEGQGSSGSNSFTGSSCVVQRQGYSSSSSREPNSAESTDRISMRSSNKQERDWSPLGVSFEKQEFDPLKKNGAGVGRKRVAVADSSSSGKGVLQATTTTRAAAVSM; this is encoded by the exons ATGGGTTGCTGTCTCAGCAAGACTCCTCCTCCACAaccatcatcttctcctcctcctcctccggtgaACGGATCTTGTTCCGTGAAATCACCACATCCGAACAAATCCGAACCTCTGAAACTCGAAGCACAAGAGAAGAATCTCAAAGTAGAAGAGCCGAAAccaaagaatgaagaaaaagaagaagtagagataCAGGAAAATAACAAACCGAGGAAAGAAGTGTTTGTTATTAAACATCGGAGAAGCCATGAGAAATCATCGAAGACTACGACGACGACGGATCCGGAGGATTCTTCGGTTTCCGATGTGAAATCAACTGGTTCGATTCAGAATAATCCGGTTGACGTGGATGCGATTTTGATTCAGTGTGGGAGATTGAGCCGGAGCAACTCAGCGGCTGCGAAGACAAGGAGATACTCTGGATCTAAGAGAAGTTTCGATTTCGATCAGAGTGAACGGAGCCGCGACGGTGGTGACGCGGATGCTGAAGACggcggtgaagaagaagaagctgagaggCGGATTCATCGTCAGCGTCACCGTGGTGGTGAATCGCCACGGGAACGGAGGAGACGAACTCCGAGTAGAGAGAGGGATGATTCCAAGAGTTATAGATCGGGgagtagagagagaggaagtggtaacggcggcggcggtggtggtagTAGAAGGGTGAGTAGATCTCCGGGAAGAAGATCGGAGATAAACCCTAATCCTAATTCGAGTGGCAATTCTGTGAATTCGAGTTACAGTAATAGACCTGGGGAATTTGTATCTGTTCCTGCTACGGATAAGGCTTTAAGCAGCAACAATGGAGGAGAAGGATCTGTGAAACGGGTCACTGTCAAGAGAAATGTTGGGAAAGCTGCGTCTCCGAGGTCACAGTCACCGGCGAGAGCGGCGAGTCAGCCTTCCCTGTCGAAGCTTAGCCGGAAAACTGAGCATTCTCCTTACAGGAGGAACCCATTGGGAGAGATTGATACAAACTCTGTGGCGTTTCCACTCTCTCAAGGTAACACCAATTGCAACAAAAGGATGATGAACAAAGACAGTGACTTGAATAAAGAATCTGTCAATTTCGTGGCTCAG aAGATGAATCCGAAAACAGCTACACAAGCGCCTATTCGGAGAAGCGCAAGCCCGATTCGAGTCATCAGAGAACAGCATGAGACTGTGGAAGAGTGTAAGATTGTGTTGTCATCTGGAACTGAATTGGTCAAGCCTCCTCAAATTATGAGCAGAAGCAGATCATTGAGGAAATCTCGTGATTTCGATTTCAGTCCTGATGCGTTGCTGCTCTCCTCGAACAACAttgacaacaacaataacaatagTAACAATGCAACGGCAGGATCGACATTACCATCTTACACAGCTTTGCTTTTAGAAGACATTCAGAATTTTCACCAGAAGAGTGTTAATGTCAATGCCTTAAGTTCATCTATGTCCAAGGCTTGTTCTATTGTCGAAGCAGTTGCAGATCTTAACTCCACTACGAATCAACACCAAAGAACTGAGCTCAGTTTCACATCCGGAGAAGCGAAGAAAGCGGATCTAATGGAGCCAAGTTTCGAGAAGTATGTGACTGTTAAGAGAGGTGGTTCGTCGTTGGAGGACATGGAAGGGCAAGGATCTTCAGGAAGCAACAGTTTTACCGGAAGCAGCTGCGTGGTGCAGCGACAGGGAtactcatcgtcttcttcacgGGAACCGAATTCAGCTGAGTCTACGGATCGAATAAGTATGAgatcatcaaacaaacaagaacgtGATTGGAGTCCACTTGGTGTGAGTTTTGAGAAACAAGAGTTTGATCCCTTGAAGAAGAATGGTGCTGGAGTTGGACGCAAAAGAGTAGCTGTTGCTGATTCGTCGTCTTCAGGCAAAGGCGTTCTTCAGGCTACAACAACCACTCGTGCTGCTGCAGTTTCAAtgtaa